From one Oxobacter pfennigii genomic stretch:
- a CDS encoding DUF2680 domain-containing protein, giving the protein MRRKICYAITAAILTVFVSSTAALAAEEKGLPSSDAPKINQQVKLTDAQKNELKAISEKMYELKKEMIKKYSEFGIITKEQAEKKLKRLEEIQKKIEENGYMPMQHKNMKKYDKDKHDKETPKKDCD; this is encoded by the coding sequence ATGCGAAGAAAAATTTGTTATGCAATTACTGCTGCCATACTGACGGTATTTGTGTCATCTACGGCAGCACTGGCAGCGGAAGAGAAAGGCTTGCCATCTTCGGATGCTCCGAAAATCAATCAGCAGGTAAAGCTGACTGATGCTCAAAAAAATGAATTAAAGGCCATTTCTGAAAAAATGTATGAATTGAAAAAAGAAATGATTAAGAAGTACAGCGAATTTGGTATCATAACAAAAGAGCAGGCTGAAAAAAAGCTTAAAAGACTGGAAGAAATTCAAAAGAAAATAGAAGAAAACGGCTATATGCCAATGCAGCATAAGAATATGAAAAAGTATGATAAGGATAAACACGATAAAGAAACACCTAAAAAAGATTGTGACTAA
- a CDS encoding ATP-binding protein: protein MKSIFSRLIISFIVTILIAIFSIGVLFSGLLENYLTEQKEIELKSKGNRIVELSRDYLNHNIDEGTFAYVLNSIDAVVDSRTLIVDKSGNFLNFSYRPKGYNIPPLPLLKRATIFDDSDIAQILRGSTVSKSGYSIFFNEPMITVGIPIYNTDYIPTIIGAIVLSSPVTGVNEILNKATALLVFASLAALAFSLITAFFISRTLSRPIHTISKAARDVAEGNYSQKLSISRKDEIGSLASSFNYLTEKLKDTIGDLNNEKSKLSDILYSMEEGLIALDLSLNIIHINPAALHLLDIKKSSPVLKDDIYGGDIFKNASDVLQNGKSITYEKETSEGRIVSIIMSPLKYKDGHIYGVIILLQDISESVKLEKMRRDFVANVSHELRTPLTSIRGFIEPLIDGTVEDDKTILKYHTIIRSETLRLEKLINDLLDLSRFQAGKVVLDIQRVDITELISNVSAKFKPQFDSKEIKFAFNKPKDSLFVSADGDRLEQLIIIFIDNAIKFTERYGKIEISLFEEGDAVRISIEDSGLGIPKEDIPYIWDRFYKVDKSRTNKNSGTGLGLSIAKNIIELHGQHIWVESEQNKGTRFEFTMKKEA from the coding sequence ATGAAATCCATATTTTCAAGGCTGATTATTTCATTTATTGTTACCATATTAATAGCCATTTTTTCCATAGGAGTACTTTTTTCCGGCCTCTTGGAAAATTACCTGACGGAACAAAAAGAAATTGAACTTAAAAGCAAAGGCAACAGGATTGTTGAATTGTCCAGGGATTATTTAAACCACAACATAGATGAAGGCACTTTTGCATATGTCTTAAATTCCATAGATGCCGTTGTAGATTCCCGCACCCTTATAGTCGATAAATCAGGAAATTTTTTAAACTTCAGCTACAGGCCAAAGGGCTATAATATACCGCCCCTTCCGCTGCTTAAAAGGGCCACAATTTTTGATGACTCTGACATTGCACAGATATTGAGAGGCTCTACAGTATCTAAAAGCGGTTACAGCATTTTCTTTAATGAGCCTATGATAACCGTGGGCATTCCCATATATAACACTGATTATATCCCTACCATAATAGGAGCTATTGTATTGAGTTCTCCCGTTACAGGGGTCAATGAAATTTTAAACAAGGCTACTGCGCTTTTGGTTTTTGCAAGTTTAGCCGCCCTGGCTTTTTCTCTTATTACAGCTTTTTTCATTTCCAGGACACTGTCAAGGCCAATCCATACCATATCAAAGGCTGCCCGGGATGTGGCAGAAGGCAACTATTCTCAAAAGCTCAGTATATCCCGGAAGGACGAAATAGGAAGCCTGGCATCCTCCTTTAATTATCTTACGGAAAAATTAAAGGACACCATCGGGGATTTAAATAATGAAAAAAGCAAGCTCTCGGATATTTTATACAGCATGGAGGAAGGGCTTATTGCCCTTGATTTAAGCCTTAACATAATTCATATAAACCCGGCGGCGCTACATTTACTTGATATAAAGAAGTCTTCCCCTGTTTTAAAAGATGACATATATGGAGGGGATATTTTTAAAAATGCCTCCGATGTCTTGCAAAACGGCAAAAGTATCACTTACGAGAAAGAGACAAGTGAAGGAAGAATTGTCAGCATAATTATGTCTCCTCTGAAATATAAGGACGGACATATTTACGGAGTTATAATACTTTTGCAGGATATCAGCGAATCGGTGAAGCTGGAAAAAATGAGAAGGGATTTTGTAGCCAACGTCTCCCATGAACTGCGAACACCGCTTACTTCCATAAGAGGATTTATTGAACCTTTGATTGACGGTACTGTAGAGGATGATAAGACCATTTTAAAATACCATACCATAATCCGAAGCGAAACTCTGCGCCTTGAAAAGCTAATAAATGATCTTCTGGATTTGAGCAGATTCCAGGCGGGCAAGGTGGTCCTTGACATACAAAGGGTTGATATTACGGAATTGATATCCAATGTGTCGGCTAAATTCAAGCCTCAGTTTGATTCAAAAGAGATTAAGTTTGCCTTCAATAAACCTAAAGATTCCCTTTTTGTTTCGGCTGACGGCGACAGATTGGAACAGCTCATAATAATATTTATAGATAACGCCATTAAATTCACTGAAAGATACGGTAAAATAGAAATAAGCCTTTTTGAAGAAGGGGATGCAGTCAGAATATCCATAGAAGATTCAGGATTAGGCATACCTAAAGAAGATATCCCATATATATGGGATAGGTTTTACAAAGTTGATAAATCAAGGACAAATAAGAATTCCGGCACGGGATTAGGACTTTCCATTGCCAAAAACATAATCGAGCTTCATGGCCAGCATATATGGGTTGAAAGTGAACAAAACAAAGGTACCCGGTTTGAATTTACAATGAAGAAGGAAGCATAA
- a CDS encoding response regulator transcription factor: protein MQSVLIIDDDENVHEFLNLYLKKEGYFTYSAYNGIDAIKVFKEHSPSVIILDIMMPGLNGLEVCKAIRSESKVPIIMLTAKGEDIDKILGLEIGADDYITKPFNPREVAARIKAVLRRVEDFSGASNKILNYPGLEINLNDYTVKVNDTPIQCTSKEIEILWIIASKPNRVFTREQLLELVWGYEYAGETRTVDTHIKRIRAKLNIKDDLPWDIKTVWGVGYKFEVK from the coding sequence ATGCAATCAGTACTTATTATAGATGACGATGAAAATGTTCACGAGTTTTTAAACCTCTATCTTAAAAAAGAAGGTTACTTTACATATTCGGCATATAACGGAATAGATGCCATCAAAGTTTTTAAGGAGCACTCTCCTTCGGTGATAATACTTGACATAATGATGCCCGGATTAAATGGCTTGGAAGTGTGCAAGGCTATTAGAAGCGAGAGCAAGGTTCCCATCATAATGCTTACGGCAAAAGGTGAAGATATAGATAAAATATTAGGATTGGAAATCGGAGCCGATGATTATATAACAAAACCTTTTAACCCCAGGGAGGTCGCCGCAAGAATTAAGGCGGTATTACGGCGGGTGGAAGACTTCTCCGGCGCTTCAAACAAGATTTTAAACTATCCCGGACTGGAGATTAATTTAAACGATTATACCGTTAAGGTAAACGATACACCCATACAGTGCACATCCAAGGAAATTGAGATTCTATGGATTATTGCAAGCAAGCCAAATCGCGTATTTACCCGAGAACAGCTTTTAGAGCTGGTGTGGGGCTATGAATATGCCGGTGAAACACGCACTGTAGATACCCATATCAAAAGAATAAGAGCAAAGCTTAATATTAAAGATGATTTACCTTGGGATATTAAGACGGTGTGGGGCGTAGGATACAAGTTTGAGGTGAAATAG
- a CDS encoding efflux RND transporter periplasmic adaptor subunit, with protein MKLNPKEGPVDISAGRMKTINKKNIAIIVVILIALIAAGIKFLPDIINKRSASNTDYDLRTDSVKRGEISTKISGSGSVKSSNREEVYSKVGATINKVYFKEGDRIQAGDLLMELDNSDALLTVEKNRSTLTQTQLSQQSNLDGINSLTVAAPFDGQVTDISVKEGSVISKNSVVLTLVDTSKLKLLLEFSSPGIADVTPGKSAIVYIQDFMEIVEGTVTYVSATPYSSPSGGILYSVEIQIENPGSLTEGMKASAEIETSVGLITSIDSSELEYTNKTELKTDGGTVDKVHVKAKQYVNEGQLLIEIENKDLLSSRDTTDIKLKELNEQLDSSIRQLDYYKIYSSTDGVIIQQEVNEGDTIKAADLLCVVADDQNMEFSINVDELDIEKIEVGQTVDVTVEALSDTAVRPLNGHVSKIAMEGTSSNGVTTYPVTIKIDKTDKLRSGMNADGDIFITRKTDVLHVPLQAIQRIGGSTYVMVQGTAEQIEEMKKNGTYIDIFAQRTPGAQGSPGGNSGGTGSGNNGTGNQGSTQARPNNSGASSGNTSLSQGGQGNFNAASGSQGSSRQITGSISSALRQYQEYYEKAFAIPTPVEIGLNDEDNVEIVSGLEEGDIVILPPMQSNTTQQGTTNMQRPQGGMAVPAGGGTMIRR; from the coding sequence TTGAAGTTGAATCCAAAGGAAGGGCCCGTGGATATTTCTGCAGGAAGGATGAAAACCATAAACAAAAAAAACATAGCAATTATAGTGGTTATACTCATTGCGCTAATTGCAGCAGGCATAAAATTTCTGCCCGATATCATCAATAAAAGGTCAGCCTCCAATACGGACTATGATCTTAGGACTGACAGTGTTAAAAGGGGCGAGATAAGCACAAAAATATCCGGCTCCGGTTCAGTTAAATCATCCAACAGAGAAGAAGTTTACTCAAAAGTAGGTGCAACAATTAACAAGGTGTATTTTAAAGAGGGCGACAGGATACAAGCAGGGGATTTGCTGATGGAACTGGATAATTCCGATGCATTATTAACCGTTGAGAAAAACAGGAGCACCCTGACACAGACACAGTTAAGCCAGCAGAGCAATTTGGATGGTATAAATAGCCTCACTGTAGCAGCACCTTTTGATGGACAGGTTACCGACATATCTGTAAAAGAAGGCAGTGTTATTTCTAAAAACAGCGTAGTCTTAACCTTGGTTGACACATCGAAGCTTAAGCTTTTATTGGAATTCAGCAGTCCGGGAATTGCTGATGTCACCCCTGGAAAAAGTGCCATTGTATACATACAGGATTTCATGGAAATCGTTGAAGGCACAGTAACATATGTAAGCGCCACGCCTTATTCCTCACCATCTGGTGGAATACTCTACAGTGTGGAAATACAAATAGAAAACCCTGGTTCTTTGACTGAAGGGATGAAGGCCAGCGCCGAGATAGAAACCTCAGTTGGGCTTATAACCAGTATAGACAGCTCAGAATTGGAATATACCAACAAGACAGAGTTAAAAACTGACGGAGGAACTGTTGATAAAGTACATGTAAAAGCCAAGCAATACGTAAATGAAGGACAGCTTTTAATCGAAATTGAGAATAAAGATCTGTTAAGCAGCCGTGATACCACGGACATAAAGCTTAAGGAGTTAAACGAACAGCTGGATTCCTCCATAAGGCAGCTTGATTACTATAAGATCTACTCTTCAACGGACGGTGTCATAATACAGCAGGAAGTAAATGAAGGGGATACCATAAAGGCAGCCGATTTGCTATGCGTTGTGGCAGATGATCAGAATATGGAGTTTTCAATAAATGTCGATGAGCTGGACATTGAAAAAATAGAAGTAGGCCAGACGGTGGATGTTACAGTGGAAGCTCTTAGCGATACGGCAGTCAGGCCGTTAAATGGGCATGTATCAAAGATTGCCATGGAGGGAACCTCTTCAAACGGTGTAACTACCTATCCTGTTACAATAAAGATAGACAAGACTGACAAGCTAAGGAGCGGCATGAATGCCGACGGAGATATATTTATAACCCGAAAAACCGATGTACTGCATGTGCCCCTTCAAGCAATACAAAGGATAGGCGGCAGTACCTATGTAATGGTACAGGGTACGGCAGAGCAAATCGAAGAGATGAAGAAAAACGGCACATACATTGATATTTTCGCTCAAAGGACACCCGGTGCCCAGGGGTCACCTGGAGGGAATTCCGGCGGTACCGGAAGCGGGAATAACGGAACTGGCAATCAAGGCAGCACCCAAGCAAGGCCTAATAATAGCGGTGCATCAAGCGGCAATACATCCCTTTCACAAGGAGGTCAGGGTAATTTTAATGCTGCATCCGGAAGTCAGGGAAGCAGCCGGCAAATCACAGGCAGCATAAGCTCAGCCTTAAGACAGTATCAGGAATATTATGAAAAAGCTTTTGCAATTCCCACCCCTGTTGAGATAGGTTTAAATGACGAAGACAATGTAGAAATAGTCAGCGGCCTTGAGGAAGGGGATATAGTCATACTTCCTCCGATGCAGTCAAACACGACACAACAGGGCACAACAAATATGCAAAGACCACAGGGCGGTATGGCCGTACCAGCCGGCGGAGGAACAATGATCCGCAGATAG
- a CDS encoding ABC transporter permease: protein MNFYQAFKMAIKSILGGKVRSFLTMLGVIIGVGAVISAVAFAEGSTKQITDSIQSLGSNLIQINIMGRNSNRNVSYEDLQKFAEENSDEISALAPQTNSSVTAKVGTKTVNTSIIGTAPEYEQVRDVHVQSGRFLLSFDLDFNQKVALIGTYISNELFEGVNPIGEKIKLNGEVFTVVGVLQEKAGSQQQSDDDQIIIPVTVAQRLLRTGAIRNFSLRAVDGDMVDGLMEKLNAFLTGVYNDSNSFTIFNSAQMLETLNSVTGTMMVILGGIAAISLIVGGIGIMNIMLVSVTERTREIGIRKAIGAKRKDILVQFLIEALMVTGLGGIIGILLGISVIKFIIGGFKIVPEVYSAFWILLSFGISLIIGVLFGMFPAYKASNLHPIDALKYE from the coding sequence TTGAATTTTTATCAAGCATTTAAAATGGCAATAAAAAGCATACTTGGCGGCAAGGTGCGCTCATTCCTCACCATGCTGGGTGTAATCATCGGCGTTGGTGCGGTCATTTCCGCTGTTGCCTTTGCAGAAGGAAGTACCAAACAGATAACGGACTCCATACAAAGCCTGGGAAGCAATCTTATCCAGATTAACATAATGGGCAGAAACAGTAACAGAAATGTGAGCTATGAGGACTTACAGAAGTTTGCGGAAGAAAACAGCGATGAAATAAGCGCTCTGGCGCCGCAAACCAATAGCAGCGTTACTGCCAAGGTAGGCACTAAAACCGTGAATACCAGCATAATAGGCACGGCTCCCGAGTACGAGCAGGTTAGGGATGTCCATGTTCAAAGCGGCAGGTTTCTTTTATCCTTTGATCTGGATTTCAATCAAAAGGTGGCGCTTATCGGTACTTATATTAGTAATGAATTGTTCGAAGGAGTTAATCCCATAGGTGAGAAAATAAAGCTTAACGGTGAGGTTTTTACTGTGGTGGGGGTGTTGCAGGAAAAGGCGGGAAGCCAGCAGCAGTCTGACGACGACCAGATAATAATTCCTGTCACGGTTGCCCAGAGACTATTAAGGACCGGAGCCATAAGAAATTTTTCATTGAGGGCAGTTGACGGAGACATGGTGGACGGTTTAATGGAAAAGTTAAATGCCTTCCTGACGGGGGTATATAATGACAGTAATAGCTTCACGATATTTAATTCAGCTCAGATGCTGGAGACTTTAAATAGCGTGACAGGAACCATGATGGTTATTTTAGGCGGAATAGCGGCCATTTCCCTCATAGTCGGAGGAATAGGCATTATGAACATTATGCTGGTTTCGGTAACAGAGCGTACCAGGGAAATCGGCATAAGAAAGGCAATAGGAGCTAAAAGAAAAGATATCCTTGTTCAGTTTCTCATAGAAGCTTTAATGGTTACAGGATTAGGTGGAATAATAGGAATTCTCTTGGGCATTTCGGTTATCAAATTCATAATCGGTGGATTCAAAATAGTCCCCGAGGTATATTCCGCCTTCTGGATTCTTCTATCCTTCGGAATATCTCTGATTATCGGCGTATTGTTCGGAATGTTTCCGGCCTACAAGGCTTCCAATCTTCATCCTATAGATGCTTTAAAATATGAATAG
- a CDS encoding S-layer homology domain-containing protein, with amino-acid sequence MKVKKYIASVVLMAMLLLSFTVTKAASFTQDELYKSSITRLESLGIMDSNELEAGSSSSIVSREEFAKSIVKASGLEYSAVSLRGVTIFPDVTPGSELSGYVNTVLTKKTMTGLLDGRFHPEGSISFAQACTIMVKALGYEDADLTGMWPKNYMLKAAEVGLVSGIDLNASQSLPRWAAAVMYDRLLDAKVKDSDKTFGEVSGVTAESNIYGQISNPVYSQPEIVTNFNAESKRIGAIDLSGNPKIIRNGQLIDIADINENEVVYEVTDIWGSKRYILVVDNSVSGVITNISPTAVQIDGTDYQFARASTDYTSYSVNDYVTAYLGYDGKVVNFWNFDSQENGKYAFVVNTSVDGLYYTAKMMTVDGNIRTYNTQSNYASLKGQLVEYEVSGDRAVLKSVKYKEPGECVIQKDTRKVDGDYVSPKAAIFNLISDLNDVKKDEDVEVSVIKWSDMPNGTIDDGQILHLGKSGEFNDINLILVEDVLYDQYKKAIVTDVTFQTEMRQEGDTEVEEVVSTQYTLLIDGKEYNYTFRSSKQKAEARDVVRVRMSNDTVTSIVDVQRPVKTDAAINAIDSNRIKADGETYYLSNNLQVYVRDRSGKYILSNIGEIASNKDKRVTLYLNKTSSSSDTADVIILRN; translated from the coding sequence ATGAAAGTTAAGAAATATATAGCGAGTGTAGTCTTAATGGCCATGCTTCTTTTAAGCTTTACAGTGACCAAGGCGGCGTCTTTTACACAAGATGAGCTGTACAAAAGTTCCATAACAAGGCTTGAGAGCTTGGGAATTATGGATTCAAATGAACTTGAGGCAGGTAGTTCATCAAGCATAGTGTCGAGAGAAGAGTTTGCAAAGTCCATTGTCAAGGCTTCGGGATTAGAGTACTCGGCAGTATCTTTAAGAGGAGTCACAATATTTCCCGATGTGACGCCGGGAAGTGAATTAAGCGGCTATGTAAATACTGTTTTAACAAAGAAAACCATGACGGGGCTTTTAGACGGAAGATTTCATCCCGAAGGGTCAATAAGCTTTGCACAGGCCTGCACTATAATGGTAAAGGCGCTAGGCTATGAGGATGCAGACCTTACAGGCATGTGGCCTAAAAACTACATGCTGAAGGCGGCAGAAGTGGGCTTGGTCAGCGGGATTGATTTAAATGCATCTCAAAGTCTTCCAAGGTGGGCAGCGGCAGTGATGTATGACCGGCTTTTAGATGCAAAAGTAAAAGATTCAGATAAGACTTTCGGTGAAGTATCGGGAGTCACGGCAGAAAGCAATATATACGGGCAAATAAGCAACCCTGTATACAGTCAGCCTGAAATTGTAACTAATTTCAATGCTGAAAGCAAAAGAATAGGAGCTATTGATTTAAGCGGAAATCCCAAAATAATAAGAAACGGGCAGCTGATTGATATTGCCGATATAAATGAAAATGAAGTCGTATACGAGGTAACGGATATATGGGGCAGCAAAAGGTACATACTCGTTGTGGATAACTCCGTTTCGGGAGTCATAACCAATATATCACCAACCGCTGTTCAGATTGACGGAACGGATTATCAGTTTGCAAGAGCCAGTACGGACTACACATCCTACAGCGTCAATGATTATGTTACCGCATACTTAGGCTATGACGGCAAAGTGGTAAACTTCTGGAATTTTGACAGCCAGGAAAATGGAAAATATGCCTTTGTAGTAAATACAAGTGTGGATGGACTATACTACACTGCTAAAATGATGACGGTAGACGGCAATATAAGAACCTATAATACCCAATCAAATTATGCAAGCTTGAAGGGACAGCTTGTTGAATATGAAGTGTCCGGTGACAGGGCAGTGTTAAAGAGTGTTAAATATAAAGAGCCGGGTGAATGCGTGATTCAAAAGGATACAAGGAAGGTAGACGGTGATTATGTATCGCCTAAGGCGGCTATCTTCAACCTTATATCGGATTTGAACGATGTAAAAAAAGATGAGGATGTAGAGGTTTCTGTTATCAAATGGTCGGATATGCCAAATGGCACAATTGACGATGGACAGATTCTTCATCTGGGAAAATCGGGAGAATTCAATGATATAAATCTTATACTGGTTGAGGACGTATTATATGATCAATATAAGAAAGCTATTGTAACGGATGTGACATTCCAGACTGAAATGAGACAGGAGGGGGATACCGAGGTTGAAGAGGTAGTATCCACACAATACACCCTTTTGATAGATGGAAAAGAATATAATTACACTTTCCGCTCATCAAAGCAAAAAGCTGAAGCCAGAGATGTGGTAAGGGTCAGAATGTCAAATGATACCGTAACCTCAATTGTTGATGTGCAAAGGCCGGTAAAAACAGACGCTGCAATAAATGCCATCGATTCAAATAGAATAAAGGCAGACGGAGAAACTTATTATCTAAGCAATAATCTTCAGGTGTATGTAAGAGACAGGTCAGGAAAATATATATTAAGCAATATTGGAGAAATAGCATCAAACAAAGATAAAAGGGTTACCCTTTATCTCAATAAAACCTCAAGCAGCAGCGATACAGCGGATGTTATCATACTGAGAAATTAA
- a CDS encoding ABC transporter ATP-binding protein — protein sequence MIKISNLSKIYNTGSIEVAALKDVSFEVGKGEFVAIIGPSGSGKSTLMNMIGCLDVPTRGEYILDGVNVSKLNDSQLADIRNQKIGFIFQGFNLLSKLNALENVELPLIYRGTPARERLEQSINALRAVGLEDRIHHKPSELSGGQQQRVAIARAIAGTPPIMLADEPTGALDSKSGKEVLDTLLKLNNEGSTIILITHDMNVASKARRIIRIMDGQICGDERAAAEI from the coding sequence ATGATTAAAATTAGCAATTTAAGCAAAATTTATAACACCGGAAGCATAGAGGTGGCGGCACTTAAAGATGTAAGCTTTGAGGTGGGAAAAGGGGAATTTGTGGCTATTATAGGGCCTTCAGGCTCCGGTAAATCCACTCTCATGAATATGATAGGCTGTCTTGATGTGCCCACCAGAGGGGAATATATATTAGACGGAGTAAATGTATCAAAACTAAATGATAGTCAGCTTGCGGATATAAGAAATCAAAAGATAGGCTTTATATTTCAGGGCTTTAACCTGTTATCAAAATTAAATGCCCTGGAAAATGTTGAGCTGCCCCTCATATACAGGGGGACTCCCGCCAGGGAGAGGCTGGAACAGTCCATAAATGCCCTTAGAGCTGTAGGTTTGGAGGATAGAATACACCACAAGCCCAGTGAGTTATCCGGCGGTCAGCAGCAAAGGGTGGCTATTGCCCGGGCAATAGCCGGTACTCCTCCTATTATGCTGGCAGACGAACCTACGGGAGCCTTAGACAGCAAATCCGGAAAGGAAGTCTTGGATACCCTTTTAAAACTCAATAATGAAGGTTCTACAATAATACTCATAACCCATGATATGAACGTGGCCTCAAAAGCCCGCCGCATAATAAGAATCATGGACGGTCAAATTTGCGGTGACGAAAGAGCAGCAGCAGAAATCTAG
- a CDS encoding ABC-F family ATP-binding cassette domain-containing protein encodes MISTSNISLRYGGRKLFEDVNIKFTHGNCYGLIGANGAGKSTFLKILSGEIEANTGEVAITPGERLAVLKQDHFQYDEFDVLKTVIMGHARLFEIMEEKDALYAKPDFTDEDGIRASELEGEFAELNGWEAEAEAASLLMGLGIKEELHGRLMKELSGAEKVKVMLAQALFGHPDILLLDEPTNHLDIKSVKWLEDFLLDFESTVIVVSHDRHFLNKVCTHMADIDFGKIKLYTGNYDFWYQSSQLALQMLKDENKKKEDKIKDLQEFIARFSANASKSKQATSRKKLLEKLTLDDIQPSSRKYPFVGFKPDREAGNDLLTVESLSKVIDGKKILDNVSFTVNKGDKIAFVGPDEIAKTTLFKILMGEMEADSGSYKWGITTSQSYFPKDNSEYFNNVELNLVDWLRQYSTEKAETFIRGFLGRMLFSGEEALKEAKVLSGGEKVRCMLSKMMLSGANVLLLDEPTNHLDLESITAVNNGLINFSGTVFFVSHDHQFIQTIANRIIEITPKGIVDRQMTYDEYLENEDIQKTVESMYM; translated from the coding sequence TTGATTAGTACAAGCAATATAAGTTTAAGATACGGCGGACGCAAATTATTTGAGGATGTAAATATAAAGTTTACTCATGGAAACTGCTATGGATTAATAGGCGCAAATGGCGCTGGGAAATCCACTTTTTTAAAGATACTTTCTGGAGAAATAGAAGCAAATACGGGAGAAGTGGCCATAACTCCCGGGGAGAGGCTGGCGGTTTTAAAGCAAGACCACTTCCAATATGATGAATTTGATGTGTTAAAGACAGTGATAATGGGGCATGCAAGATTGTTTGAAATAATGGAAGAAAAGGATGCACTGTATGCTAAGCCTGATTTTACAGATGAGGATGGAATAAGGGCATCAGAGCTTGAAGGGGAGTTTGCGGAGTTAAACGGCTGGGAAGCAGAAGCGGAGGCCGCATCACTGCTTATGGGATTAGGAATAAAAGAAGAGCTTCACGGGAGACTTATGAAGGAGTTAAGCGGTGCCGAAAAGGTTAAGGTAATGCTGGCCCAGGCCCTCTTCGGACATCCGGACATACTGCTTCTAGACGAGCCTACCAACCATTTGGATATAAAATCAGTAAAATGGCTGGAGGATTTTTTGCTGGATTTTGAAAGCACAGTAATTGTAGTTTCCCACGACAGGCATTTTTTAAACAAGGTATGTACCCATATGGCGGACATTGACTTTGGGAAAATAAAATTATATACAGGTAACTATGATTTCTGGTATCAGTCAAGCCAATTAGCACTTCAGATGCTGAAGGATGAAAATAAGAAAAAAGAAGATAAAATAAAGGATTTGCAGGAATTTATAGCCAGGTTCAGTGCCAATGCCTCAAAATCCAAGCAGGCTACCTCCCGTAAAAAATTATTGGAAAAGCTTACCCTTGATGATATACAGCCTTCTTCAAGAAAATATCCCTTTGTAGGTTTCAAACCCGACAGGGAAGCAGGTAACGACCTTCTGACAGTGGAAAGCTTAAGCAAAGTAATTGACGGTAAAAAGATACTGGATAATGTGAGCTTCACAGTAAACAAAGGAGATAAAATTGCATTTGTTGGACCCGATGAAATAGCTAAAACCACTCTCTTTAAAATATTAATGGGAGAAATGGAAGCTGATAGCGGCAGCTACAAATGGGGAATCACAACATCCCAATCCTATTTTCCCAAGGATAATTCCGAGTATTTCAACAATGTGGAATTAAACCTAGTGGATTGGCTTCGCCAGTACTCTACTGAAAAAGCTGAGACATTCATAAGAGGATTTTTGGGCAGGATGCTTTTTTCGGGGGAAGAAGCATTAAAAGAAGCAAAGGTTTTATCCGGAGGAGAAAAAGTAAGGTGTATGCTGTCAAAAATGATGCTCTCCGGCGCTAATGTACTGCTTTTAGATGAGCCGACAAACCATTTGGATTTGGAATCCATAACAGCTGTTAATAACGGCCTTATAAATTTCAGCGGAACGGTGTTTTTTGTATCCCATGACCACCAGTTTATTCAGACCATTGCAAACAGGATTATAGAAATAACTCCTAAAGGAATAGTTGACAGGCAAATGACCTATGATGAATATCTTGAAAATGAGGATATACAAAAAACTGTAGAAAGTATGTATATGTAG